A genome region from Engraulis encrasicolus isolate BLACKSEA-1 chromosome 6, IST_EnEncr_1.0, whole genome shotgun sequence includes the following:
- the ccn1 gene encoding CCN family member 1, with product MFVLSVAFILIGSLNLVRSSCPSECPECPSELPKCAPGVSLVSDGCGCCKVCARQLNEDCSKTEPCDHTKGLECNFGASYGATRGICRAKSEGRPCEYNSRIYQNGESFQPNCKHQCTCIDGAVGCVPLCPQELSLPNLGCANPRLVKVPGQCCEEWVCDDTKEINPIDKLFGKDDTTTQTTTSDESESDLTNRNELITIFRGGHKSLPAFSPPAQSHVFEKCIVQTTPWSQCSKTCGTGISTRVTNDNSECKLVKESRLCEVRPCTQSPYSSLKKGKKCNRTKKSTQAVKFTYAGCSSLKKYRPKYCGSCVDGRCCSPQQTRTIRVKFRCEDGETFNKNVMMIETCKCTFNCPHSNEASFPFYRLFNDIHKFRD from the exons ATGTTCGTATTATCTGTTGCTTTTATCCTCATTGGGAGCTTGAACCTG GTCCGGTCAAGCTGTCCATCGGAGTGTCCGGAGTGCCCGTCGGAGTTGCCAAAGTGCGCACCGGGAGTCAGCCTCGTCTCGGACGGCTGCGGCTGCTGCAAGGTCTGCGCCAGACAGCTGAACGAAGACTGTAGCAAGACAGAGCCATGCGACCACACCAAGGGACTCGAGTGCAACTTCGGGGCCAGCTACGGGGCAACCAGAGGCATCTGCCGAG CAAAGTCTGAGGGAAGACCCTGCGAGTACAACAGCAGGATTTACCAAAATGGCGAAAGCTTCCAACCCAACTGCAAGCACCAGTGCACGTGCATCGATGGTGCAGTGGGCTGCGTGCCACTGTGCCCCCAGGAGCTGTCCCTACCCAACCTGGGCTGTGCCAACCCCAGGCTGGTCAAGGTGCCAGGCCAGTGCTGCGAGGAGTGGGTCTGCGATGACACCAAAGAGATTAACCCCATCGACAAGCTCTTTGGGAAGGATGATACCACCACCCAGACCACCACTTCTGACGAGTCAGAGAGTGACCTCACCAACAGGAATGAACTCATCACCATCTTCAGGGGTGGACACAAGTCCCTTCCTG CATTCAGCCCTCCTGCTCAGAGCCACGTGTTTGAGAAGTGCATAGTGCAGACCACGCCCTGGTCGCAGTGCTCCAAGACCTGTGGCACAGGCATCTCCACCAGGGTCACCAACGACAACAGCGAATGCAAGCTGGTCAAGGAGAGCCGCCTCTGCGAAGTTCGCCCCTGCACCCAGTCTCCTTACTCCAGCCTTAAG AAAGGAAAGAAGTGCAACAGGACAAAGAAGTCCACTCAGGCGGTCAAGTTCACCTACGCCGGCTGCTCGAGCCTGAAGAAGTACAGGCCCAAGTACTGTGGCTCCTGCGTTGACGGCCGCTGCTGCAGCCCCCAGCAGACCCGCACCATCCGCGTCAAGTTCCGCTGCGAGGATGGAGAGACCTTCAACAAGAACGTCATGATGATCGAGACCTGCAAGTGCACCTTCAACTGCCCCCATTCCAACGAGGCATCCTTCCCCTTCTACAGACTCTTCAACGACATCCACAAGTTCAGAGATTAA